CAGCACGAACCGCGACTTCTTCGAGGCCAGATCATTGAGCCCCATGTGAACGGCCGCCGACCCGGTGGCACAGGCATTTTCAACGCGGGTGGCCGGTTTGAAGCGCAGGGCCGGATCGGCATCCAGTGCAAAAGCGGCCGGAAATGACTGCTTTTCGAACATGCCGAAGTTGCCGACATAAATGGCGTCAACTTCGTCGAAGCCGATACCGGCGTCTTCTACGGCCTGTTTGCATACCCTTGCCAGCATGGTTTCAAGATCATCGTCTTCGAGCTTGCCGAACTGTGAATGCGCCCAACCGATAATTGCTGACATGCGTGCTACTCCTGAATAATTCTCTAATCCGGGCTATGACTATCATGGCTCTGACCGGTTGGCGATACCGTCCAGGTCTCGCCAACGGAAGTCGCGCGAAAGGCGTGATCCGCAATGCCGTGTTTGAGCTTGGCGGCCTGCAGTGCTTCGACCGGTGCGTCAATTGCCTCGTCGGTCAACTGAATGGTGGCGTGATGGATGGCCAGGGACGCGGTGGCACCGAGAAGGTTGTGAGCGCGAGCTGCTTCATCCGGGTTGATATGCTGCGCCTTCATGAACCAGCGCGGCTCATAGGCGCCGATGGGCAACAGGGCCAGGTCCGGAGCGCCATACCGGTCTCTGGTCTGAGTAAAGTGTTCGCCTGTGCCAAATCCCGTGTCCGCGCCGAAATACACCTTGTGCCGGCCTGCTTCGATCATGAACGCCGACCAGAGCGCCTTGTTGCGGTCCTTGAACGTGCGTTTCGACCAGTGCAGCGCCGGGGTGGGCGTGATCACTAAATCAGATGAGTGTTCGAACGGTTCATGCCAGCCGTGTTCGATTACGTTGGCCTGCCGTATCCATCGCTTCACGATGCGCGCATTGCCGTGCGGTGTCAGGATCGGGGCATCATGGTGCCGCACCAGCTTGCGCAATGCGGGCAGGTCCATGTGGTCGTAATGGTTGTGGCTGAGCAGGATCAGGTCAATCGGCGGCAGGTCTTTGAGGGCCACGCCGGGATTGCGTACGCGCTTCGGCCCGGCAAACTGGAACGGACTGGCCCGTTTCGAGAAAAACGGATCGGTCAGGATGTTTAATCCACCTGTCTGCACCAGCACGGTGGCATGGCCGATCCAGGTGGCTGACAGGTCTTTTCCGTTAACTCGCTGCGGCGGCGCCGGGTGAACATCGTTGTCGATCCACTTCGGCCATTTCTGCCGTTCGCCGGAGGTCTGCCACTTCCAGAAGTCGCTGGTGCAGTTGACCACATTGTGGGCCGGCACATGATAGCGCTCGCCGTCATGGTGCACATTCAGTCCGGTCTGGTGATATGACTTGTCGTCTTCTGGCATCTTGTGGCACATCGTGTCTGGTGTAGGGTCCGGAACCATTAATCTTATCCATTCTGCGGGAAGATATTTTGCTTCTGACAAGGCGAAATGACGCAGGAAACCGTCCGGTTTTCAAGTCCTTTCAACGCGGTCAGGGGCAAAATAGACCCCGCCCTTCGGGTTTGAAGGAAAACACCCGCCTGAAGGCGAAAAATGCTCGACAAGGCACAAAGCCTTGCCTTGCGCTTTTTCACCATCATCCGAATGTTTTCTTCCAAACAGAGTTGAATAAGATTAATGGTTCCTGACCCTAGTGAAATCAAGACGTTCAACCAGTTTCAATGAGGCAAAAGATGACCCGCACGGTTTTTGTAAATGGTCAGTATGTTCCCGAAGATCAGGCCCAGGTGTCGATCTTCGATCGCGGGTTCGTATTCGGTGACGGCATCTATGAGGTCGTGCCGGTCATCGGCGGCAAAATGGTCGACAAGGCGCCGTTCCTGGAGCGCCTGAAGCGGTCTTTGGGCGAGCTGCGCATCGACATGCCGATGAGCGATGCCGACTACCTGGCGATGCATGAAAAACTCATAGAACTGAACGGTATCGATGAAGGCGGTGTGTATTCGCAGATTACCCGCGGCGCTGCCGACCGGGATTTCGCGTTCCCGAAAGCCGCGACACCTTCGGTGGCGGCGTTTACCATGAAGAAGCAGTTGCTCGACAATCCGAACGCGACCACCGGCGTCAAGGTGGTAACCGTGGAGGACATTCGCTGGAAGCGCCGCGACATCAAATCCGTTGCCCTGCTGGGCCAGGTCATGGCCAAGCAGGAGGCTGTCGAAAAGGGCGGGTTTGAAGGCTGGATGGTTGAGGACGGTTTCGTCACCGAAGGCACGTCTTCAACGGCCTATATCGTCAAGGACGACACCATCATCACCCGGCCGCTGTCAAACTCGATCCTGCCCGGCATTCGCCGCAAGGCGCTGCTGCAGTTGTGTGACAAGCATAATGTGAAGCTGGAGGAGCGATTGTTTACCGTGGACGAAGCCCTGGCGGCAGACGAGGCGTTCCTGTCGTCGGCGACCACGCTGGTGATGCCGATTGTCGACATTGACGGCACCATGATCGGTGGCGGCCAGCCCGGGCCGATGGCGCGCAAAATGCGCGAAGCCTACATTGCCGAGATCAAGGCGGAGGCAGGCATCGCCTGAACCAGGCCTGGCGTCTACTTCAACGGGCCGAGAAACGGATTGCGGTACAGGTTGGTGTGGGTTTCAACGCCTACCTCGACCACGCAATCTTCCTTCGGTTGCGCCACACACATCAAGATGTAGCCGTCCTGCGACTGGCGCTTGTTGAGTGCTGTTCCCTTGGGTTGGCGGACACTGCCTGACACCAGTCGGCCGGCACAGGTGATGCAGCCGCCATAGCGGCACGCTATCGGCACCGCGATGCCGGCTGCTTCACACACATCGGCAATGTTTTCGCCTTCGGCAACGTTCAGTTCACGGCCGCCGCGATTGGCGACCGTGATCTTGTGGATGGAGTTACCCGTCATGACTTGCGGGGAAGTCCCAGCAAGCGGCGTAGCCAGGCGAATGTCGGCGTCTTGTCGGGCAGGTCCCGAGCCGCGCTGGGCGGCATGCAACAACACATGGCGTTCACATCCAGATGTCGGACGTTACATCTCCGCCGGGATAGCGCATTTCGTGGCACCGGGACGGCCCGTTAGGCTCCTTGCCGAAGTCGACCACGAAGTCGGGATTGATCGACATGCCGCCTTTTTCGGTGTCGCAGTCGACCATGTACATCTGCCCGCCCTGGTCTTTCATGCCGGGATAGAACTGATTGTCCCATGAAGAGAACAGTGACGTGGTTACATACAGGCGCTTGCCGTCCAGCGACAGCTGGATCATTTGCGGTGCACCCTGAACCTTGACGCCGTTTACTTCCGGTGCCTTGCCCAGCATGCCGCCGAGCCACACCTGGCCAGTCATTTTCGGGTTGGCGCGGTCGGTGATGTCATACTGGCGCAGGTCGCCGTGCAGCCAGTTGGCGAAATACAGGTACTTGTCATCCATGGAAATCAGGATGTCAGTGATCAGCGACGGCATCGGGACCGGAAAACCGTCGACATCGATGGTCGGAATGTCGATGACCTTCTCGATTTCAAAATCACCATCATCGGTTTTCCACCAGCGGAACACGTTGGATGACAGCGTAGCTGCGAACATGCCCTCATTGGATTCCGGATCATGCAATCCGCGCACTTCGAGCGGGATCATGCCGTCAGCGCCCATGTCGATGGACTTGACGATTTTCTTGCCGTCGAAATCCCAGAAGTGGATCGACTGACCGTATTTCCCGGCACCGACATCTTCCAGGTCGAAGCCCGGCATGAAGGTGTTGGGCGCGCCCCATTCGGAACTGACCATCATGTTGTGGCGCGGCTGATACCAGAAGTCATAATTGTAGTTCATGCCGGAGATGTCGTTTTCCCAGCGTCCGACAATCTCGAAGTCCTCATTGATGTGCAGAAAGCCTCCCGGCGCATTGCCGTCGGCGTCTCCCAGCATGGAGATGATGATGTCGGCGCCCAGACAATGGACAGTATGCGGCGCGGACAGGTTGGTCTTGGCCTTGATGTCGTCGCCGGAAATTACCTTGTGCAACTTGGGGTTGGTGTCATCGGACGTATCAATCACATTGATGTTGGAGGTGCGCACGCCCGGCATCAGCAGGTATTGCCGTGATTTCGAGGCGTCGTCGTGACAGCTTGAGCAGGCGTTCCAGCCGGAGTGATGCAATTCGTCGCCGATTTGCGGCATCTCGGTGCGCGCAACTACGGAAGAGTAGGTCGGGCTGTCGGGGTCCACGTCAACCGTGGCCAGATAGTCCGGTTTTTCCACGCCGGTGCCGACATACAGTGCCACCGTGTGCAGCAGTTTTTCACGATCTGCCTGCATGGCCTCCTTGGGCGACGCATAACCCGGTCCGCAACACTCTTTGCTCATGATAGTTTCCTCCTGTTATGGGCGTTCCTTCTGTTGGTGCCTCAATTGAATAGTATTCCTATATTTGCATATAAGGCTAGGGGCACTTTCTGCAGCGCAGGACCGGGGACCGGATTCAGTCCATCAGGCTCGGCAGCCAGGTGATGATGCCCGGGAAGGCCAGCAATCCGGCCACGGTAACCACATCGGCGACAAAGAACGGGCCGATGCCGCGGAACACATCCTGCAGCGGGATTTCCAGCGAGTTGCCGTCTTCGTCCTTCAGGTCTCGCGAGACCCCGGCCACCACGAAACAGTTTAGTCCGATCGGCGGGGTGATCAGGCAGATCTCGGCCATTTTGACGACGATGATCCCAAACCAGATGGGGTCATACCCCAGCGCAATCACGGCCGGGTAGACCACCGGCAGCGTCAGGATGAGCATGCCGATGGCGTCCATGAACATGCCGAGGACCGCATAGGCCAGCAGGATACAGATCATGATGACGATCGGCGGCACATCCAGGGTGACTACCCAGGCGGAAAACGCTGCCGGCAAGCCGGCGAAGCCCAAAAAGCGCACAAACAGGAATACACCCCAGATCAGTGTGAAGATCATGGCGGACAGCCGCGCGGTTTCGATCAGGGCCTCCTTAAGGCGGCCCGACATTTTCGACATCTCGTTTTCGCGGAAGGCGCGCCACAGGTAGAACAGGAACACCACCATGGCACCGAGCGCACCGGCTTCCGTCGGCGTGGCCGAACCGGTGTAGATGGCTGAAAAGATGATGCCGACAACGACGAAAATCGGCAACGTGCCGGGAATGCTCTCGAACCGCTCCTTCCAGGAAAAACTCCTGATCGGGCTGCCCAGTTTCGGGTTCCACCAGCACATGCCGACAATCAGTGCGACATAGACTACCGCCGAATAAAGCCCGGGCAGGAAACCGGCCAGCAACAGTTTGCCAACCGACTGCTCCACAATGATCGCGTAAATCACCAGAATGGCAGAGGGTGGTATCAGGGAAGCCAGTGTACCGCCGGCAGCGACAACACCGGCGGTGAGACGCTTGTCGTAGCCGTTCTTCAGCATGTCGGGAATGGCGACGCGCGAGAACACAGCGGCCGTGGCGGTTGATGCACCGGAAACCGCGGCGAACCCGGCCGTGGCCATGACGGTCGCAACCGCGAGACCGCCCGGCACCCAGCCCATCCAGCGCCGCGCGGCCTCGAACAGGCGCGTGGTCAGCCCGGCATAAAACGCCAGGAAGCCGATCAGGATGAACAATGGCAGCACCGACAGGGGATAGGTCACCGTCTTGGAATGGGGAATCTGGCCCGCTATGGAGGCGGCCACATGCCAGCCTTTCAGTTCCAGCAGGCCAAGGAAACCAGTGATCGCAGCGGCGGCGAACACGCGGACCCCCAGCAAGACCAGCACGATAAGCAGGCAGACACCGGCAATACCGGTGGAAAAGGCGTCAAGACCGAGGATCATGGAGTGCTTGCTCCCTTGATCTCTTCTTCGGCCTGCTGTTCCACCGTCTTCATGACCGGCACGGCAACGGGTGCAAGGCTGGAGTTGAGGGCGAGGCGCATGTACCCGAGCAACTGGATGCAGAGCCGGAGCAGCAACACGCTCAGCATGACCGGGACCAGCAACTTGGCCGGCCAGGTGGGCAGTTCGATGTCGATGGTTGAGTCACCGAAACTCCATGAGCGCATGAAGTGGCTGTAGGAATAGGGGATCAGGACGGCGACGATGAACATCTGGACCGCGACGCCAATGGTTTCAGCAGCCCACAGGGCCGCGCCCTTCAGGTAACCGACCACGATTTCCATGCGCACATGGCCGCCAAGCCGCTGGACCTGCGAGATCGACAGCAGGGCGAAGGCGATCATGGTTGCTTCAACCACGTCGATGTAACCGAATATGGGATTTCGAAATACGGTGCGCAGAATGATCTGCAGCATGCCCAGAAACATCAGTCCGAA
Above is a window of Anderseniella sp. Alg231-50 DNA encoding:
- a CDS encoding MBL fold metallo-hydrolase, coding for MVPDPTPDTMCHKMPEDDKSYHQTGLNVHHDGERYHVPAHNVVNCTSDFWKWQTSGERQKWPKWIDNDVHPAPPQRVNGKDLSATWIGHATVLVQTGGLNILTDPFFSKRASPFQFAGPKRVRNPGVALKDLPPIDLILLSHNHYDHMDLPALRKLVRHHDAPILTPHGNARIVKRWIRQANVIEHGWHEPFEHSSDLVITPTPALHWSKRTFKDRNKALWSAFMIEAGRHKVYFGADTGFGTGEHFTQTRDRYGAPDLALLPIGAYEPRWFMKAQHINPDEAARAHNLLGATASLAIHHATIQLTDEAIDAPVEALQAAKLKHGIADHAFRATSVGETWTVSPTGQSHDSHSPD
- a CDS encoding D-amino-acid transaminase, translated to MTRTVFVNGQYVPEDQAQVSIFDRGFVFGDGIYEVVPVIGGKMVDKAPFLERLKRSLGELRIDMPMSDADYLAMHEKLIELNGIDEGGVYSQITRGAADRDFAFPKAATPSVAAFTMKKQLLDNPNATTGVKVVTVEDIRWKRRDIKSVALLGQVMAKQEAVEKGGFEGWMVEDGFVTEGTSSTAYIVKDDTIITRPLSNSILPGIRRKALLQLCDKHNVKLEERLFTVDEALAADEAFLSSATTLVMPIVDIDGTMIGGGQPGPMARKMREAYIAEIKAEAGIA
- a CDS encoding 2Fe-2S iron-sulfur cluster-binding protein, with protein sequence MTGNSIHKITVANRGGRELNVAEGENIADVCEAAGIAVPIACRYGGCITCAGRLVSGSVRQPKGTALNKRQSQDGYILMCVAQPKEDCVVEVGVETHTNLYRNPFLGPLK
- a CDS encoding selenium-binding family protein, whose amino-acid sequence is MSKECCGPGYASPKEAMQADREKLLHTVALYVGTGVEKPDYLATVDVDPDSPTYSSVVARTEMPQIGDELHHSGWNACSSCHDDASKSRQYLLMPGVRTSNINVIDTSDDTNPKLHKVISGDDIKAKTNLSAPHTVHCLGADIIISMLGDADGNAPGGFLHINEDFEIVGRWENDISGMNYNYDFWYQPRHNMMVSSEWGAPNTFMPGFDLEDVGAGKYGQSIHFWDFDGKKIVKSIDMGADGMIPLEVRGLHDPESNEGMFAATLSSNVFRWWKTDDGDFEIEKVIDIPTIDVDGFPVPMPSLITDILISMDDKYLYFANWLHGDLRQYDITDRANPKMTGQVWLGGMLGKAPEVNGVKVQGAPQMIQLSLDGKRLYVTTSLFSSWDNQFYPGMKDQGGQMYMVDCDTEKGGMSINPDFVVDFGKEPNGPSRCHEMRYPGGDVTSDIWM
- a CDS encoding TRAP transporter large permease subunit is translated as MILGLDAFSTGIAGVCLLIVLVLLGVRVFAAAAITGFLGLLELKGWHVAASIAGQIPHSKTVTYPLSVLPLFILIGFLAFYAGLTTRLFEAARRWMGWVPGGLAVATVMATAGFAAVSGASTATAAVFSRVAIPDMLKNGYDKRLTAGVVAAGGTLASLIPPSAILVIYAIIVEQSVGKLLLAGFLPGLYSAVVYVALIVGMCWWNPKLGSPIRSFSWKERFESIPGTLPIFVVVGIIFSAIYTGSATPTEAGALGAMVVFLFYLWRAFRENEMSKMSGRLKEALIETARLSAMIFTLIWGVFLFVRFLGFAGLPAAFSAWVVTLDVPPIVIMICILLAYAVLGMFMDAIGMLILTLPVVYPAVIALGYDPIWFGIIVVKMAEICLITPPIGLNCFVVAGVSRDLKDEDGNSLEIPLQDVFRGIGPFFVADVVTVAGLLAFPGIITWLPSLMD
- a CDS encoding TRAP transporter small permease subunit; this translates as MDKSSRDDDGLARVLKQADRLLSPIEDALNLLSGLLIFGLMFLGMLQIILRTVFRNPIFGYIDVVEATMIAFALLSISQVQRLGGHVRMEIVVGYLKGAALWAAETIGVAVQMFIVAVLIPYSYSHFMRSWSFGDSTIDIELPTWPAKLLVPVMLSVLLLRLCIQLLGYMRLALNSSLAPVAVPVMKTVEQQAEEEIKGASTP